A stretch of the Streptomyces ortus genome encodes the following:
- the manA gene encoding mannose-6-phosphate isomerase, class I → MDRLDNTVRPYAWGSTTAIPRLLGTEPTGEPQAEMWMGAHPGAPSRTPRGPLTEVIAAAPERELGTEAVAAFGPRLPFLLKILAAGAPLSLQVHPDLTQAREGYEDEERRGVPVDAPHRNYKDANHKPELICALTEFDGLCGFRAPLEAAELLSALEVDSLKPYVDLLHARPEEAALREVLTAVLTADRELMATTVTEAAAACARLGGAHAPYASIAHHYPGDPGVIAAMLLNYVQLQPGEALFLGAGVPHAYLNGLGVEIMANSDNVLRCGLTPKHVDVPELLRIVRFEAGDPGVLRPEASPDGEEVYETPIDEFRLSRYVLPAGAPGRDLTRGTPQILLCTAGSVQAGDLTLVPGGSVFVPAGEKVEVSGNGTIFRATVVV, encoded by the coding sequence ATGGACCGCCTCGACAACACCGTCCGCCCCTACGCCTGGGGCTCCACCACGGCCATCCCGCGCCTCCTCGGCACCGAGCCGACCGGCGAACCGCAGGCCGAGATGTGGATGGGCGCCCACCCCGGCGCACCCTCACGCACCCCCCGCGGCCCCCTCACCGAGGTGATCGCCGCGGCCCCCGAGCGGGAACTGGGCACCGAGGCGGTCGCGGCATTCGGCCCGCGCCTCCCGTTCCTGCTGAAGATCCTCGCCGCGGGCGCCCCCCTCTCCCTCCAGGTGCACCCCGACCTGACCCAGGCCAGGGAGGGGTACGAGGACGAGGAGCGCCGCGGTGTCCCGGTCGACGCGCCGCACCGCAACTACAAGGACGCCAACCACAAGCCCGAACTGATCTGCGCGCTCACGGAGTTCGACGGCCTGTGCGGCTTCCGCGCCCCCCTGGAGGCGGCCGAGCTGCTCTCGGCCCTGGAGGTCGACTCCCTCAAGCCGTACGTCGACCTGCTGCACGCGCGCCCCGAAGAGGCCGCGCTGCGCGAGGTGCTGACCGCAGTACTTACTGCCGACCGCGAGCTGATGGCCACCACGGTCACCGAGGCCGCCGCTGCCTGCGCCCGGCTCGGCGGCGCCCACGCTCCGTACGCCTCGATCGCCCACCACTACCCCGGCGACCCGGGTGTCATCGCCGCCATGCTGCTCAATTACGTACAGCTGCAGCCCGGTGAGGCCCTGTTCCTCGGCGCCGGTGTGCCGCACGCGTATCTGAACGGCCTCGGCGTCGAGATCATGGCCAACAGCGACAACGTGCTGCGCTGCGGACTCACCCCCAAGCACGTCGACGTACCCGAACTCCTGCGTATCGTCCGCTTCGAGGCGGGCGACCCGGGCGTACTGCGCCCCGAGGCCTCCCCGGACGGCGAGGAGGTCTACGAAACCCCCATCGATGAGTTCCGCCTCTCCCGGTACGTCCTTCCGGCGGGCGCCCCCGGCCGCGACCTCACCCGCGGCACCCCGCAGATCCTGCTGTGCACCGCGGGCTCCGTACAGGCGGGCGACCTCACGCTCGTGCCGGGTGGATCCGTGTTCGTACCCGCCGGCGAAAAGGTGGAAGTCTCCGGAAACGGGACGATCTTCCGGGCCACGGTCGTCGTCTGA
- a CDS encoding stage II sporulation protein M has protein sequence MDLDVFVSAHRAEWDRLDTLLRRRRRLTGAEADELVALYQRTATHLSLIQSSAPDPQLTGRLSQLVARARSAVTGTRRASWRDVTRFLTEGFPAAVYRSRHWWVPTALLSTALAVLLGWWIGTHPEVQTSIAAPAELRELTRPGGQYETYYSSHPAASFAAQVWTNNAQAAAMCLVLGAFLCLPVVWILFQNMLNVGVGIGLMSSAGRLDTFLGLILPHGLLELTAVFVAAGTGLRLGWTVIDPGPRTRRAALAEEGRAALGMAIGLALVLFVSGAIEGFVTPSGLPTWARIGIGIAAELLFLAYVYILGGRAVRAGETGDLEEAERSASVPTAA, from the coding sequence ATGGACCTCGATGTCTTCGTTTCCGCCCACCGGGCGGAGTGGGACCGGCTCGACACGCTCCTCCGCCGCAGACGCCGTCTCACCGGAGCCGAGGCTGACGAACTCGTCGCCCTCTACCAGCGCACGGCGACCCATCTCTCCCTGATCCAGTCCAGCGCCCCGGACCCCCAGCTCACCGGCCGACTCAGCCAGCTGGTGGCCCGCGCGCGCAGTGCCGTGACAGGCACCCGCCGTGCTTCCTGGCGAGACGTCACCCGCTTCCTTACCGAAGGCTTCCCCGCGGCGGTCTACCGATCACGCCACTGGTGGGTCCCGACCGCGCTCCTGTCCACCGCCCTCGCGGTCCTCCTGGGCTGGTGGATCGGCACGCACCCCGAGGTCCAGACGTCGATCGCGGCCCCCGCCGAACTACGGGAGCTCACACGCCCCGGCGGCCAGTACGAGACGTACTACTCAAGTCACCCGGCGGCGTCCTTCGCCGCCCAGGTATGGACGAACAACGCCCAGGCGGCCGCGATGTGCCTGGTACTCGGCGCCTTCCTGTGCCTGCCGGTCGTCTGGATCCTCTTCCAGAACATGCTCAACGTGGGTGTCGGCATCGGCCTGATGTCCTCGGCGGGCCGACTCGACACCTTCCTCGGCCTGATACTCCCGCACGGCCTCCTGGAGCTGACCGCGGTCTTCGTGGCGGCCGGCACGGGACTGCGCCTCGGCTGGACCGTCATCGACCCGGGTCCGCGAACCCGTCGTGCGGCCCTCGCCGAGGAAGGCCGGGCCGCCCTCGGCATGGCGATAGGCCTCGCCCTGGTCCTCTTCGTCTCCGGCGCCATCGAAGGCTTCGTCACCCCCTCCGGCCTCCCGACCTGGGCCCGCATCGGCATAGGCATAGCCGCCGAACTGCTCTTCCTCGCTTACGTCTACATCCTGGGCGGCCGTGCGGTGCGGGCCGGAGAGACGGGCGACCTGGAGGAGGCCGAGCGCAGTGCCTCGGTACCGACCGCGGCCTGA
- the ahcY gene encoding adenosylhomocysteinase produces MTTVDNRQDFKVADLSLADFGRKEITLAEHEMPGLMSIRKEYAEAQPLAGARVTGSLHMTVQTAVLIETLAALGAEVRWASCNIFSTQDHAAAAIAVGPNGTPDNPQGIPVFAWKGETLEEYWWCTEQALTWPNTPTGGPNMILDDGGDATMLVHNGVQYEKDGKVPSVDTAENDEHRVILELLNRTISGGSQKWTQLASEIRGVTEETTTGVHRLYEMHRDGTLLFPAINVNDAVTKSKFDNKYGCRHSLIDGINRATDVLIGGKTAVVCGYGDVGKGCAESLRGQGARVIITEIDPICALQAAMDGYQVTTLDEVVDKADIFVTTTGNKDIIMAADMAKMKHQAIVGNIGHFDNEIDMAGLAQIPGIVKDEVKPQVHTWTFPDGKVLIVLSEGRLLNLGNATGHPSFVMSNSFADQTLAQIELFTKPEEYPTDVYVLPKHLDEKVARLHLDALGVKLTTLRPEQASYIGVEVDGPYKSDHYRY; encoded by the coding sequence ATGACCACTGTCGACAACCGACAGGACTTCAAGGTCGCCGACCTTTCCCTGGCCGACTTCGGCCGCAAGGAGATCACCCTCGCCGAGCACGAGATGCCCGGCCTGATGTCGATCCGCAAGGAGTACGCCGAGGCGCAGCCCCTCGCCGGCGCCCGCGTCACCGGCTCCCTGCACATGACCGTGCAGACCGCCGTACTCATCGAGACCCTGGCCGCCCTGGGCGCCGAGGTCCGCTGGGCCTCCTGCAACATCTTCTCCACCCAGGACCACGCGGCCGCCGCCATCGCGGTCGGCCCGAACGGCACGCCCGACAACCCCCAGGGCATCCCGGTCTTCGCCTGGAAGGGCGAGACCCTGGAGGAGTACTGGTGGTGCACGGAGCAGGCGCTGACCTGGCCGAACACCCCCACCGGCGGCCCGAACATGATCCTGGACGACGGCGGCGACGCCACGATGCTCGTCCACAACGGCGTCCAGTACGAGAAGGACGGCAAGGTCCCGTCCGTCGACACCGCCGAGAACGACGAGCACCGCGTCATCCTGGAGCTCCTCAACCGCACGATCTCCGGCGGCTCGCAGAAGTGGACCCAGCTCGCCTCGGAGATCCGCGGCGTGACCGAGGAGACCACGACCGGCGTCCACCGTCTCTACGAGATGCACCGCGACGGCACCCTCCTGTTCCCGGCGATCAACGTGAACGACGCCGTCACCAAGTCGAAGTTCGACAACAAGTACGGCTGCCGCCACTCCCTGATCGACGGCATCAACCGCGCCACCGACGTCCTGATCGGCGGCAAGACCGCCGTCGTCTGCGGCTACGGCGACGTGGGCAAGGGCTGCGCGGAGTCCCTGCGCGGTCAGGGCGCCCGCGTGATCATCACCGAGATCGACCCGATCTGCGCCCTGCAGGCGGCGATGGACGGCTACCAGGTCACCACCCTGGACGAGGTCGTCGACAAGGCCGACATCTTCGTCACCACGACCGGTAACAAGGACATCATCATGGCCGCGGACATGGCCAAGATGAAGCACCAGGCGATCGTGGGCAACATCGGCCACTTCGACAACGAGATCGACATGGCCGGCCTCGCGCAGATCCCGGGCATCGTCAAGGACGAGGTCAAGCCGCAGGTCCACACCTGGACGTTCCCCGACGGCAAGGTGCTCATCGTCCTCTCCGAGGGCCGCCTGCTGAACCTGGGCAACGCGACCGGCCACCCGTCGTTCGTGATGTCCAACTCGTTCGCGGACCAGACGCTGGCCCAGATCGAGCTGTTCACCAAGCCCGAGGAGTACCCGACGGACGTCTACGTGCTGCCCAAGCACCTCGACGAGAAGGTCGCGCGCCTCCACCTGGACGCGCTCGGCGTGAAGCTCACGACGCTCCGCCCCGAGCAGGCCTCGTACATCGGTGTCGAGGTCGACGGCCCGTACAAGTCGGACCACTACCGCTACTGA
- a CDS encoding RDD family protein, with amino-acid sequence MSELVTGEAVALELRPAKLPSRVLAVVLDLVVAVTAYVVVMIALALSTASLDEAAQTAAAIAAFLLLLVGGPIAVETLSHGRSLGKLACGLRVVRDDGGPIRFRHALVRGAVGVVEILMTFGVVACIASLVSARGRRLGDVFAGTLVVRERIPTGRTSFVPPPPPWLSGRFSGLDLSGIPDALWLAVRQYLTRMQQLDPQVGWAMAERLANDVAERTGTPAPPGVPPAAFLAAVMQERQAREARRAFAGGAARGGSAGVPGGGAPNMPYGTAPSVPYGPSQVQGPAEAPANVPVRPVPQEAEAERPSSGFAPPA; translated from the coding sequence GTGAGTGAGCTTGTGACGGGCGAGGCGGTGGCGCTGGAGTTGCGCCCCGCGAAGCTGCCGAGCCGGGTACTGGCCGTGGTGCTCGACCTGGTGGTGGCGGTGACCGCCTATGTGGTCGTGATGATCGCCCTGGCCCTGTCCACGGCCTCGCTGGACGAGGCGGCGCAGACGGCCGCGGCGATCGCCGCGTTCCTGCTTCTGCTGGTGGGCGGGCCGATCGCCGTGGAGACGCTCAGTCACGGGCGTTCACTGGGGAAGCTGGCGTGCGGGCTGCGCGTGGTGCGGGACGACGGCGGGCCCATCCGGTTCCGGCACGCGCTGGTGCGTGGGGCGGTCGGTGTGGTCGAGATCCTGATGACGTTCGGGGTCGTGGCGTGCATCGCGTCGCTCGTGTCGGCACGGGGGAGGCGGCTCGGTGACGTGTTCGCCGGAACCCTCGTCGTACGGGAGCGGATTCCCACCGGGCGTACGTCCTTCGTCCCTCCTCCGCCGCCCTGGCTGTCGGGGCGGTTCTCCGGTCTTGACCTGTCCGGAATTCCCGACGCGCTGTGGCTGGCCGTACGGCAGTACCTGACGCGGATGCAGCAGCTGGACCCGCAGGTCGGGTGGGCGATGGCGGAGCGGCTCGCGAACGATGTCGCCGAGCGCACGGGGACTCCGGCGCCGCCCGGTGTGCCGCCGGCGGCGTTTCTGGCGGCCGTGATGCAGGAGCGACAGGCGCGGGAAGCGCGGCGGGCGTTCGCCGGCGGGGCTGCCCGCGGTGGCTCTGCCGGGGTACCGGGCGGGGGCGCGCCGAACATGCCGTACGGCACGGCGCCGAGCGTGCCCTACGGCCCCAGTCAGGTTCAGGGACCTGCCGAGGCCCCCGCGAACGTGCCGGTTCGTCCGGTCCCGCAGGAGGCCGAGGCGGAGCGGCCCTCCAGCGGATTCGCCCCGCCCGCCTGA
- a CDS encoding cation diffusion facilitator family transporter has protein sequence MSASGGTKAIVAALAANLAIAAAKFVAFLFSGSSSMLAESVHSLADSGNQGLLLLGGKKAKREATPQHPFGYGRERYIYAFLVSIVLFSVGGMFAIYEGYEKIKHPHEIEHWYWPVGVLVFAIIAESFSFRTAIKESNQTRGKQSWKDFVRHAKAPELPVVLLEDLGALVGLVLALGGVGIALATGDGVWDGIGTLCIGILLIVIAIVLAVETKSLLLGEAAGIEAVRKIETAIVDGDTVTGIIHMRTLHLGPEELLVAAKIAVEHDDTAAEVASAINAAESRIREAVPIARVIYLEPDIYNESEARKGADPEAAPGGPAPTAEH, from the coding sequence ATGAGCGCGTCAGGCGGAACCAAGGCGATCGTGGCGGCACTCGCCGCCAACCTCGCGATCGCGGCAGCGAAGTTCGTGGCGTTCCTCTTCAGCGGTTCGTCATCGATGCTCGCCGAGTCCGTGCACTCGCTCGCCGACTCCGGCAACCAGGGACTGCTGCTCCTCGGCGGCAAGAAGGCCAAGCGCGAGGCGACCCCGCAGCACCCCTTCGGCTACGGCCGCGAGCGCTACATCTACGCCTTCCTCGTCTCGATCGTCCTCTTCTCGGTCGGCGGCATGTTCGCGATCTACGAGGGCTACGAGAAGATCAAGCACCCGCACGAGATCGAGCACTGGTACTGGCCGGTGGGCGTCCTCGTCTTCGCGATCATCGCCGAGTCCTTCTCCTTCCGGACGGCCATCAAGGAGTCCAACCAGACGCGCGGCAAGCAGTCCTGGAAGGACTTCGTACGCCACGCCAAAGCGCCCGAGCTGCCGGTCGTCCTCCTGGAGGACCTGGGCGCACTGGTCGGCCTGGTCCTCGCGCTCGGCGGTGTGGGCATCGCCCTGGCCACCGGTGACGGCGTCTGGGACGGCATCGGCACCCTCTGCATCGGCATCCTGCTCATCGTCATCGCGATCGTCCTGGCCGTCGAGACCAAGTCGCTGCTCCTGGGCGAGGCCGCCGGCATCGAGGCGGTCCGGAAGATCGAGACCGCGATCGTCGACGGCGACACGGTCACCGGCATCATCCACATGCGCACGCTCCACCTCGGCCCCGAGGAACTGCTGGTCGCCGCCAAGATCGCCGTGGAGCACGACGACACGGCCGCCGAGGTCGCCTCGGCGATCAACGCCGCCGAGTCCCGCATCCGCGAGGCCGTCCCGATCGCCCGCGTCATCTACCTCGAACCCGACATCTACAACGAGTCCGAGGCCCGGAAGGGCGCCGACCCGGAGGCCGCCCCGGGCGGCCCGGCCCCGACCGCCGAACACTGA